The Pyricularia oryzae 70-15 chromosome 5, whole genome shotgun sequence genome includes a region encoding these proteins:
- a CDS encoding brefeldin A resistance protein → MDQKANDVASLEEGNKAPSTANTAVGSLPRSADPSINLEELRVAAHQKNPNGTSNVGSGISVARAEADFAELQRELTGMSRASRRKSHASQRDAEKANGEDLGETSSSESEPFDLESWIRGGIQAEREAGIRPKHIGVYWDELTVKGMSAFTNYVETFPDAVIRFFDYYTPIKNKLGLGGKAPEATLLDSFRGVCKPGEMVLVLGKPGSGCTTFLKNITNQRYGYTGVEGDVLYGPFTAKEFEKYRGEAVYNQEDDIHHATLTVEQTLGFALDCKVPGKLPAGITKAQFKKDVITMLLKMFNIEHTRNTVVGGSLVRGVSGGERKRVSVAEMMITSGSILAWDNSTRGLDASTALDFIKSLRIQTNLYKTATFVSLYQASENIYKLFDKVLVIDAGRQVYFGPATEARGYFEGLGFLPRPRQTTPDYVTGCTDEYERAYSEGYSPDNAPHSPETLAEAFKKSDFAKRLDNEMVEYRESLKEDQQKYEDFKIAVKEGKRTGAKKSVYTVGFHRQVWALMKRQTVLKLQDRMALFLAWMRTILIAIVVGTLYINLGQTSATSFSKGGLMFISLLFNAFEAFAELGSTMLGRGIVNKHKAYAFHRPSALWIGQIFVDQAFGVPRVLAFSIIVYFMTNLFRSAGAFFMFFLFIMLGNIAMTLFFRIIGCISIDFDYAVKFAVVTITLLITTSGYIIQYQSQQVWLRWIFWINPLGLMFSSMMGNEFSRIDMTCTAESLIPSGPGYNNPENQVCTLPGSKPGSLEVSGSDYIRTGFAYDPNDIWRNFGIVMGLVAFFLIMNVVLGEVIEFGMGGNSALVYQKPNKERKELNEKLVAKREAQRSSKSEAQGSDLKIESKRVLTWENLTYDVPVPGGNRRLLNNVFGYVKPGQLTALMGASGAGKTTLLDVLASRKNIGVIGGDILVDGKKPGKEFQRSTSYAEQLDVHEPTQTVREALRFSADLRQPFDTPQEEKYAFVEEMITLLELEDLADSIIGWPEFGLTVEQRKRVTIGVELAAKPELLLFLDEPTSGLDSQSAFNIVRFLKKLANAGQAILCTIHQPNSALFENFDRLLLLQRGGRCVYFGDIGKDANVLRDYLKRHGAEASPTDNVAEYMLEAVGAGSAPRVGDRDWADIWEESPEHANVKDTISQLKEERKAEVANDSNSALEKEYASPISHQLKVTSHRTNLALWRSPNYLFTRLFNHVVIAIVTGLTYLQLDNSRSSLQYKVFIMFQVTVLPALILSQVEAMYHVKRGIFFRESSSKMYNTSAFAASMLLAELPYVVLCAVAFFLPLYYMPGFTYDSSRAGYQFLMILITEFFSITLAQALSSITPSTFISSQLDPFLMITFSLFCGVTIPFPQMPDGYKWLYQLDPFTRLIGGMVTTALHDLDVKCASIELNKFTPANGSTCEEYMRPFFNAGGNGYIVDPSSTAQCDYCAYSSGDQFYTPLGMTFDNRWRDLGIYLAFCASNIVIIFVANRFLNFNKR, encoded by the exons ATGGACCAAAAAGCCAATGATGTCGCAAGCCTGGAGGAGGGCAACAAGGCCCCCTCAACAGCCAACACAGCTGTCGGCTCGCTACCGCGTTCGGCCGATCCAAGCATCAACCTCGAGGAGTTGCGCGTGGCAGCTCACCAGAAGAACCCCAACGGCACCTCCAATGTTGGCTCCGGCATCTCAGTGGCCCGGGCCGAGGCCGACTTCGCCGAGCTGCAGAGGGAGCTCACGGGAATGTCCAGAGCCAGCCGGCGCAAGAGCCACGCCTCTCAGCGTGATGCTGAGAAGGCCAATGGCGAAGACCTGGGAGAGACATCATCTTCTGAAAGCGAACCATTTGATTTGGAGTCGTGGATTCGTGGAGGGATTCAGGCTGAGCGCGAGGCTGGCATCCGTCCCAAGCACATCGGGGTTTATTGGGATGAACTAACGGTCAAGGGAATGAGCGCATTCACAAACTACGTTGAAACATTTCCCGATGCAGTCATCCGATTCTTCGACTATTACACCCCCATCAAGAACAagttgggcctgggaggcaaGGCGCCTGAGGCCACCCTGCTCGACAGCTTCCGTGGTGTCTGCAAGCCCGGTGAGATGGTTCTGGTCTTGGGCAAACCGGGATCCGGCTGCACAACCTTCCTCAAGAACATCACCAACCAGCGCTACGGCTACACTGGTGTGGAAGGTGATGTGCTTTATGGTCCTTTCACCGCCAAGGAGTTTGAGAAATATCGCGGAGAGGCCGTCTACAACCAGGAGGACGACATCCACCACGCGACCCTGACGGTGGAGCAGACGCTCGGCTTTGCGCTCGACTGCAAAGTTCCCGGCAAGCTTCCGGCTGGCATCACCAAGGCGCAGTTCAAGAAGGACGTCATTACCATGTTACTCAAGATGTTCAACATTGAGCATACCCGCAACACTGTCGTTGGTGGCTCCCTTGTGCGCGGTGTGTCTGGAGGCGAGAGGAAACGTGTTTCTGTTGCCGAGATGATGATTACGTCAGGATCTATTCTTGCCTGGGACAACAGCACTCGCGGTCTCGATGCCAGTACTGCTCTGGACTTCATCAAGTCGCTGCGTATCCAGACCAACCTCTACAAGACCGCGACGTTCGTCTCGCTATACCAAGCTTCGGAGAACATCTACAAGTTGTTTGACAAGGTGCTTGTCATTGACGCTGGCCGGCAAGTGTACTTCGGCCCCGCTACCGAGGCCCGTGGATACTTTGAAGGCCTCGGTTTCCTTCCCAGGCCCCGACAGACTACCCCCGACTACGTCACTGGCTGTACCGACGAATACGAGCGCGCCTACTCGGAAGGCTACAGTCCCGACAACGCTCCGCACAGCCCCGAGACTCTGGCCGAGGCTTTCAAGAAGTCCGACTTCGCGAAGAGGTTGGATAACGAGATGGTAGAATACCGCGAGTCTCTGAAAGAGGACCAGCAAAAGTACGAGGATTTCAAGATTGCTGTTAAGGAAGGCAAGCGCACAGGTGCCAAGAAGTCGGTTTACACTGTTGGCTTCCACCGCCAGGTCTGGGCGCTTATGAAGCGTCAGACTGTGCTCAAGCTGCAAGATCGAATGGCCTTGTTCCTCGCATGGATGCGGACCATTCTCATCGCCATCGTCGTCGGTACACTCTACATCAACCTCGGTCAAACCAGCGCCACTTCCTTCAGCAAGGGTGGTCTGATGTTTATCTCTCTCCTGTTCAACGCTTTCGAGGCATTTGCTGAGCTCGGCTCAACCATGCTGGGTCGTGGCATCGTCAACAAGCACAAGGCTTATGCTTTCCATCGGCCGAGTGCACTTTGGATTGGTCAAATCTTTGTCGATCAGGCCTTTGGTGTGCCCAGGGTTCTCGCCTTTTCCATCATTGTATATTTTATGACCAACTTGTTCCGCAGCGCGGGCGCCTTCTTCatgtttttcttgttcatCATGCTTGGAAACATTGCGATGACGCTCTTTTTCCG AATCATTGGTTGCATCTCGATCGATTTCGACTATGCTGTCAAGTTTGCTGTCGTCACGATCACGCTGCTTATCACAACATCCGGTTACATCATTCAGTACCAGTCACAACAGGTCTGGCTGCGTTGGATTTTCTGGATCAACCCTCTGGGTCTGATGTTCAGCTCCATGATGGGCAATGAATTCAGCAGAATAGATATGACCTGCACAGCAGAGAGTCTCATTCCGTCCGGACCAGGGTACAACAACCCCGAGAACCAGGTCTGCACTCTGCCTGGGTCTAAGCCAGGCAGCCTCGAAGTCTCGGGCTCGGACTACATTCGTACAGGCTTCGCCTACGACCCGAACGACATCTGGCGCAACTTTGGCATTGTCATGGGCCTTGTTGCCTTCTTCTTGATCATGAATGTCGTCCTGGGAGAGGTTATCGAATTCGGAATGGGAGGTAACTCGGCCTTGGTTTACCAGAAACCCAACAAGGAGCGGAAGGAGCTCAACGAAAAACTCGTGGCCAAGCGTGAGGCTCAACGTTCTTCCAAGTCTGAGGCTCAAGGTTCGGATCTCAAGATTGAGTCCAAGAGAGTTTTGACTTGGGAGAACCTGACCTACGACGTCCCTGTCCCCGGAGGCAACCGCCGGTTGCTCAACAATGTGTTTGGATATGTCAAGCCTGGTCAACTGACGGCTCTCATGGGTGCATCTGGCGCTGGAAAGACTACCCTGCTTGATGTTCTTGCTTCCAGGAAGAACATTGGTGTCATCGGTGGTGACATTTTGGTCGACGGAAAGAAGCCTGGAAAGgagttccagcgttcgacGTCGTATGCCGAGCAGCTTGATGTGCACGAGCCCACACAGACCGTCCGGGAGGCCCTGAGGTTCTCTGCCGATCTCAGGCAGCCTTTTGATACCCCCCAGGAAGAGAAATACGCTTTTGTCGAGGAGATGATCACTTTGTTGGAGCTTGAGGATTTGGCAGATTCCATCATTGGATGGCCCGAATTCGGCCTTACTGTTGAACAACGCAAGCGTGTGACAATCGGCGTCGAACTTGCCGCCAAGCCCGAGCTGCTTTTGTTCCTGGATGAGCCCACGTCCGGTCTCGACAGCCAGAGTGCCTTCAACATTGTGCGCTTCCTCAAGAAGCTCGCAAACGCTGGCCAGGCTATTCTCTGCACCATCCACCAGCCCAACTCGGCCCTCTTCGAGAACTTTGACCGTCTTTTGCTGCTTCAGCGCGGTGGCCGCTGCGTGTACTTTGGTGACATTGGCAAGGATGCCAATGTCCTCCGTGATTACCTCAAGCGTCATGGCGCCGAGGCCTCGCCCACCGACAACGTTGCTGAGTATATGCTTGAGGCCGTTGGTGCCGGTAGCGCTCCTCGTGTTGGCGACCGTGATTGGGCAGACATCTGGGAGGAGTCTCCCGAGCATGCCAACGTCAAGGATACCATTTCTCAGCTCAAGGAAGAGCGCAAGGCAGAGGTGGCCAACGATAGCAATTCGGCACTCGAAAAGGAATACGCCTCGCCAATAAGCCACCAACTCAAAGTAACCTCCCATCGTACCAACCTCGCGTTGTGGCGTTCTCCGAACTACCTCTTCACCCGTCTGTTCAACCATGTCGTCATTGCTATCGTTACTGGACTCACCTACCTGCAGCTCGACAACTCGCGGTCTTCTCTTCAGTACAAGGTCTTTATCATGTTCCAAGTCACTGTCCTGCCTGCTCTGATTCTGTCTCAGGTCGAGGCCATGTATCACGTCAAGCGCGGCATTTTCTTCCGCGAGTCCTCATCCAAGATGTACAACACTAGCGCCTTCGCTGCCTCCATGCTCCTTGCAGAGCTGCCATACGTCGTCCTGTGTGCTGTGGCCTTCTTCCTCCCTCTCTACTACATGCCAGGCTTCACCTACGACAGCTCGAGAGCTGGATACCAGTTCCTCATGATCCTCATCACCGAGTTCTTTTCCATCACCCTCGCTCAGGCCTTGTCTTCCATCACGCCGTCGACTTTCATCTCTAGCCAGTTGGATCCATTCTTGATGATTACCTTCTCGTTGTTCTGCGGTGTTACCATTCCGTTCCCCCAGATGCCCGATGGATACAAGTGGTTATACCAGCTGGACCCTTTCACTCGGCTTATCGGCGGTATGGTTACGACTGCTTTGCATGACCTCGACGTCAAATGCGCCTCGATCGAGCTGAACAAGTTTACGCCCGCGAACGGTAGCACATGCGAAGAGTACATGAGGCCGTTCTTCAACGCCGGCGGCAATGGATATATTGTAGACCCCAGCTCGACCGCTCAGTGCGATTACTGCGCTTACAGCAGTGGAGACCAATTCTACACGCCACTCGGCATGACGTTTGATAACAGGTGGAGAGACTTGGGCATCTACCTCGCATTTTGCGCGAGCAACATCGTTATCATTTTCGTGGCT AACCGTTTCCTGAACTTCAACAAGCGATAA